A single Lactuca sativa cultivar Salinas chromosome 8, Lsat_Salinas_v11, whole genome shotgun sequence DNA region contains:
- the LOC111911282 gene encoding uncharacterized protein LOC111911282, with translation MKYLEYTPFDRINAFLDHLNLGERTLKGCIEAYSCKHTGSDKRLSLSLENEILDYLGNSPDADSPAEYLSSRSSRKMLIYLILTLYHMYPDYDFSAVKAHQFFTEETWDGFKQIFDSYMSDASKEWKEANEDGSLLETLYKALDEVINLSECEVYSYDPNSDADPFIEKGALWSYNFFFYNRKLKRVVCFHFSSLSNLVSDGFAFDGSYYEEDGEIFDDMDM, from the exons ATGAAGTACTTGGAATACACACCTTTCGACCG AATAAATGCTTTTCTAGATCACCTCAACCTTGGAGAACGTACCCTTAAGGGATGCATTGAAGCTTACTCCT GTAAACACACAGGCTCGGATAAACGGCTCTCTCTCAGTTTGGAAAATGAG ATTCTTGATTATCTTGGTAACTCACCTGATGCTGACTCACCAGCTGAGTATCTTTCTAGTAGATCCAG CCGAAAGATGTTGATCTATCTGATTCTGACATTATACCACATGTATCCAGACTATGACTTCAG TGCAGTGAAAGCTCACCAGTTTTTCACAGAGGAAACCTGGGATGGTTTCAAGCAAATTTTTGACAGCTACATGTCTGATGCATCtaag GAATGGAAAGAGGCAAATGAAGATGGGTCCCTTCTAGAAACCCTATACAAAGCTCTAGACGAG GTAATCAACCTTTCGGAATGTGAAGTCTACAGTTATGATCCTAACTCAGATGCTGACCCATTCATAGAAAAAGGAGCTCT GTGGTCATACAATTTCTTTTTCTACAACAGGAAGCTCAAGCGCGTTGTGTGCTTTCATTTCAGCAGTTTAAG CAATTTGGTGAGTGATGGATTTGCGTTTGATGGTTCGTACTATGAGGAAGATGGTGAGATATTTGATGATATGGATATGTGA